The DNA window GCGTTGTTGCGATAGAGTTGAATGCCCACATTTACGATATTGCCAATACTGAGCGGCTGAGCCATTTTAGAGAGGGGAGCGGGGTTTGGCATCGGGGCATTCATAACAGAGAATCCTGAGAGACGAGAACAACACCCTTGGTGTTATGCAGGTGCAATGCTCCTCTATGCTGGCTCAACTTCGCGATCGCGGCTAGGCTCTTTATCTGACTTAAAATCTAACGTTTTATGAATATCCAGCGCTGGATTGCCCGTCGTGAACCGGATTGGACACAGCTCGATCAGCTTTTATCCCGGATTGAGAAACGGGGGATTGCCTCGTTAAAAGGCCATGAAATTGAGGTTCTGGCGAGTCTGTATCGCTCGGTATCAGCGGATTTGGCACGGGCGCGTACCCATCAGGTGGGGGAGGTGCTGGTACAGCGATTGCAAGGACTGACCACGCGCAGCTATGCCCAGGTCTATCAGGGATCGCGCCGGCAAGAATGGCAGCAGGTTAAACACTTTATCCTGTGGGGGTTTCCTGCCGTGGTGCAGCAGTCGGGGCTTTACATTGCCTTTGGTACCGCCCTATTTGCGATCGCCGGACTGATCAGTTGGTGGTTGGCTTGGGCTGATCCGACCTTTATTAACCTCGTCGTGCCTGCGGAATTAGTCGCCCAGGTGCGCGATCGCCAAGAGTTATGGATGGGGTCGATCGTGGGCATTGAACCGTTTGCCTCCAGCAGCATCATGATTA is part of the Synechococcales cyanobacterium T60_A2020_003 genome and encodes:
- a CDS encoding stage II sporulation protein M, with the translated sequence MNIQRWIARREPDWTQLDQLLSRIEKRGIASLKGHEIEVLASLYRSVSADLARARTHQVGEVLVQRLQGLTTRSYAQVYQGSRRQEWQQVKHFILWGFPAVVQQSGLYIAFGTALFAIAGLISWWLAWADPTFINLVVPAELVAQVRDRQELWMGSIVGIEPFASSSIMINNIRVSFAAVSGGITGGLATTYIMLLNGMMIGTIGALVGQNNLAFPFWAFVFPHGSLELPAIFLASGAGFLIARALVFPGRLRRIDALKQYGQQATQLVYGVVPMLVIAGVIEGFFSPSPVVPGILKYIVGTGLFIGLLLYLSRKSPTM